In Trichomycterus rosablanca isolate fTriRos1 chromosome 4, fTriRos1.hap1, whole genome shotgun sequence, one DNA window encodes the following:
- the si:dkey-154p10.3 gene encoding zinc finger protein ZFP2 yields the protein MDGIKDAYQVIEPVTLRLEEESVTSYLYCNSLNGTEAHLSSLVESFLVEVFRCRVCQFTSVQKARICSHVSESHSSPSPSPRLSCLEKEDEESLTAADEEAELDQNGSPYNLDSGSKNGEDHMDMERMSFLLPVYGMLQNISPPPCDIGLSSNSDGNLHVAQTCEVSTLFEEDRHSEEESVFHLENARDGLHRPLSSKMSCAEEEETAQSAHLMTLGLCRISSAKCPPPTLPTGAPDPPETVLEDKQPLLTTSEMQKQSEEELGLSCVFCQAVLRSHSLLEVHLKCHDGEQGFKCPRCGWATSEWADMECHWRSHGKKRSSKPHECGVCSRAFRRADSRDAHEKRHKRVELKAARLAQCSLCLEWCRSEREWEIHQRCHFQGGFKCLYCNVREKTWKKLHKHISNQHAQYKGDPDHQTSYNEYSTCLGGVQPEPWGQVRKVNVKHKLVGRKKSGEDKRHRLRRTENEMSGGLKVPNRKDFCCLLCDKKFSTKLTMRRHMGIHQGEKPFECPHCHYCTRLKASLIQHLRVHTGEKPYKCPQCSYASIDRSSLRRHSRTHTQEKPYSCQYCPYSCIQKKSLDLHSRRHHTGESFPCSLCQYSTPDRQLLLRHARKHHSSENSVIGPNAVPSSKRSRTCK from the exons ATGGATGGAATTAAAGACGCATACCAAGTCATTGAACCCGTAACTTTGCGACTTGAAGAGGAGAGCGTCACATCCTACCTTTACTGCAACTCCCTGAATGGCACTGAAGCTCATTTGTCCTCTCTGGTGGAGTCCTTCTTGGTCGAGGTGTTCCGCTGCCGGGTTTGCCAGTTTACCAGTGTTCAGAAAGCCAGGATCTGCAGCCATGTGTCCGAGAGCCATTCGTCACCATCGCCGAGTCCTCGCCTGTCCTGCCTGGAAAAGGAGGACGAGGAGAGCCTGACCGCGGCCGACGAAGAAGCAGAGCTCGACCAGAACGGCTCCCCGTACAACCTCGACTCCGGCTCCAAGAATGGCGAGGACCACATGGACATGGAGCGCATGTCTTTCCTGCTCCCCGTGTACGGAATGCTGCAGAACATAAGCCCACCGCCGTGTGACATCGGATTGAGCTCCAACTCCGACGGCAACCTTCATGTGGCGCAGACGTGTGAG GTGAGCACTTTGTTCGAGGAGGACAGGCACAGCGAAGAGGAGAGCGTCTTCCACCTGGAAAATGCCCGGGATGGACTTCACAGGCCACTTTCCTCTAAAATGTCCTGCGCCGAGGAAGAAGAAACGGCCCAGTCCGCTCATTTAATGACCCTAGGCCTGTGCAGAATCTCCAGCGCCAAATGTCCTCCTCCGACGTTGCCCACGGGAGCGCCGGACCCACCGGAGACAGTCCTGGAGGACAAGCAGCCCCTGCTAACCACGTCGGAAATGCAGAAACAATCTGAGGAGGAACTCGGCCTTTCTTGTGTCTTCTGTCAGGCGGTTTTGAGGAGCCACAGCCTGCTGGAGGTGCACCTGAAGTGTCACGACGGCGAGCAAGGCTTTAAATGCCCACGCTGCGGTTGGGCGACATCAGAGTGGGCTGATATGGAGTGCCATTGGAGGAGCCATGGGAAAAAGAGGAGCTCCAAACCTCATGAGTGCGGCGTTTGTTCCAGGGCGTTCAGGAGAGCGGACTCGCGCGATGCTCACGAGAAGAGGCACAAGCGTGTCGAACTGAAGGCCGCTCGTCTGGCGCAGTGCTCTCTGTGTCTCGAGTGGTGCCGTTCAGAGCGGGAGTGGGAGATACACCAGCGCTGCCATTTTCAGGGAGGGTTCAAGTGTTTGTACTGCAATGTGAGAG AAAAAACTTGGAAAAAACTACATAAGCACATCAGCAATCAGCATGCACAGTACAAAGGAGATCCAGACCACCAAACGTCATACAATGA GTACTCGACGTGTCTTGGAGGGGTGCAGCCAGAGCCATGGGGTCAGGTCAGGAAGGTGAATGTGAAACACAAACTTGTGGGACGCAAGAAGAGTGGTGAGGACAAGCGACATCGTTTGAGGCGCACTGAAAATGAGATGAGCGGAGGACTCAAGGTCCCGAACCGGAAAGACTTCTGCTGTCTTCTCTGTGATAA GAAGTTTTCCACCAAGCTGACCATGCGCCGTCACATGGGCATCCACCAGGGGGAAAAGCCTTTCGAGTGCCCTCACTGTCATTACTGCACCAGGTTGAAAGCCTCACTCATCCAGCACCTGCGGGTCCATACAG GTGAGAAGCCGTACAAGTGTCCTCAGTGTTCCTACGCCTCCATCGACAGGAGTTCACTCAGAAGACACTCACGAACACACACTCAGGAGAAGCCGTACAGCTGCCAGTACTGCCCTTACAgctg CATCCAGAAGAAAAGCTTGGACCTTCACTCACGGCGCCATCACACCGGAGAATCATTTCCCTGCTCGCTGTGCCAGTATTCCACGCCGGACCGGCAGCTTCTTCTGCGCCATGCACGCAAACACCACAGCTCAGAGAACTCTGTCATCGGGCCAAATGCTGTACCATCTTCCAAACGATCCCGAACctgcaaataa
- the opn4.1 gene encoding melanopsin-like, with translation MEQNPGYESEVLSPNNCLGGSEGLASTMKTNRSEEQTILERRLDEAEKLLASIINMCHQFSQSEAELMTPEASTHDQVMTVMYESVHPFSPVTAADVWRSNGFCLACTETIHYDAALLKERDKVQFEKMDVPDHAHYIIGSVILLVGITGVIGNALVIYVFCRSRSLHTPGNILVVNLAVSDFFMSLTQSPVFFVASMHRRWVFGELACELYAFCGALFGICSMMTLTAIAADRCLAITRPLALLGKVSQGRAGGVLGLVWLYALSWSLPPIFGWSAYVPEGLQTSCSWDYMSFTPSVRAYTIFLFLFVFFIPLGVIAGCYLAIFRVVRRARLEMRQLNCESHKVLERMKSEWKMAKVALLVILLFVISWSPYSVVALTATAGYAHFLTPYMNSVPAVIAKASAIHNPIIYAITHPKYRVAIAHYVPLFRSILCISKDQRASSISISSSSSHRPTLTSQKALGVRIGNAARANCRWGKTRLSSASDSDSCWTESEADGSSANSLPFARRVSTEISLDTAIPPEQAGMDTACGQNIKQADRIGGMSVPSVTLELNVSEGGMLFEAETYLLSGNQQDCL, from the exons ATGGAACAGAACCCTGGTTATGAATCTGAGGTTTTATCACCCAATAATTGCTTAGGTGGATCTGAAGGATTGG caagCACTATGAAGACTAACAGATCTGAAGAACAAACGATATTGGAAAGAAGGTTGGATGAAGCAGAAAAGTTACTCGCCAGTATAATCAACATGTGTCACCAG TTTTCTCAGTCCGAGGCCGAGCTCATGACCCCTGAAGCATCCACGCATGATCAGGTTATGACCGTCATGTATGAATCAGTTCATCCTTTCAGTCCTGTCACAGCAGCAG ATGTATGGAGGTCTAATGGATTCTGCTTGGCCTGTACTGAAACTATACATTACGATGCAGCTTTATTAAAGGAACGTGATAAAGTGCAGTTTGAAAAGA TGGACGTCCCGGACCACGCTCACTACATCATCGGATCAGTCATCCTCTTGGTGGGCATCACAGGTGTTATAGGAAACGCCCTGGTCATCTACGTATTCTGCCGCAGCCGGTCGCTACACACTCCAGGGAACATTTTGGTGGTCAACTTGGCTGTCTCTGACTTCTTTATGTCGCTCACCCAGTCGCCCGTCTTCTTTGTGGCCAGCATGCACCGCCGCTGGGTGTTTGGTGAGCTTGCGTGTGAACTGTACGCTTTCTGCGGGGCCCTTTTTGGAATCTGCTCCATGATGACCTTAACAGCCATAGCTGCTGACCGCTGCCTCGCTATAACGCGACCGCTTGCTCTGCTAGGAAAGGTCAGTCAGGGCAGAGCTGGTGGAGTGTTAGGGCTTGTCTGGCTTTATGCTTTGAGCTGGAGTCTGCCTCCTATTTTCGGCTGGAGTGCCTACGTCCCAGAGGGTCTCCAGACCTCCTGCTCCTGGGACTACATGTCCTTCACGCCTTCAGTGCGTGCCTACACCATCTTCTTGTTCTTGTTTGTTTTCTTCATCCCTCTGGGTGTCATCGCTGGCTGCTACCTGGCCATCTTCAGAGTCGTTCGAAGGGCCCGGCTAGAGATGAGGCAGCTCAACTGCGAGTCCCATAAAGTCCTTGAGCGCATGAAGAGTGAATGGAAAATGGCAAAGGTGGCTCTCCTGGTCATCCTGCTTTTTGTCATTTCGTGGTCACCTTACTCTGTAGTGGCACTCACTGCCACAGCTGGCTATGCTCATTTTCTCACTCCTTACATGAACTCTGTTCCTGCGGTAATTGCCAAAGCCTCTGCCATACACAACCCCATCATCTATGCCATCACACACCCTAAATACAGAGTTGCCATCGCACACTATGTTCCCCTTTTTCGCTCAATCTTATGCATTAGCAAGGACCAGCGTGCATCTTCCATCTCCATCAGTAGCAGTTCTTCTCATCGGCCAACCCTCACCAGCCAGAAAGCCCTGGGTGTCCGCATTGGCAATGCAGCCCGAGCCAACTGCCGCTGGGGGAAGACTCGACTCTCTTCTGCCTCCGACTCAGATTCCTGCTGGACGGAGAGTGAGGCAGACGGCTCCAGTGCCAACTCTCTGCCTTTTGCCAGGCGAGTATCTACGGAGATTTCTTTAGACACTGCCATTCCTCCAGAGCAGGCTGGCATGGACACTGCTTGTGGGCAGAATATAAAACAGGCTGACAGGATCGGAGGCATGTCTGTGCCCTCTGTTACTCTGGAACTTAATGTGTCAGAAGGAGGAATGCTTTTTGAGGCTGAAACTTACCTCCTATCAGGTAACCAACAGGACTGCTTGTAA